A segment of the Lineus longissimus chromosome 11, tnLinLong1.2, whole genome shotgun sequence genome:
aaaGGTGACAAAACGTGCTACGCTAACGACGACGATGGATGAAGCAACTGTAAGTACCTTAGGTGGTTACCGCCTATGAACTCTTGCTTAGGAGGTCATTCCTTGTTTCCAATCTTCACTTACAAggtaaaaaaacagaaaatggACAAGTCCATGCTTAACCACCTAAGAACAACTGTCTGAAATAAACTACTTAAGGCAAGCTCGGCACATTGCATTAGCTTTTCTTAAGTGGTGAACCACCAAAGGGAAAATGACCACACAAGAGTccaatgaagatgaaaatgaccACCTTTGCTACTGTTTGCAAACACAGAtgacgatggacgacggacgacagacgacagaTGCCACGGTAtcatataagctccccagaggtgagctaatgagaGGTTAGGAGTAAACATGCAAGACCAGGTTAGACAATTCAATGCTTCAAAGATCTAACCTTACAAACTTCATGGCCTTGCTGTTTAAAGAGGTCGTGCTTGATTGTCCAAGAAATACATTCTAATAGGGTAGAAATTGTCTGTGAGTGGTTCATTCTTTCATCCATTACCAATGAGCAATCCAAGAAAATCatgtctgaaatgaaaaagatatttcCACGGATCAGCAATTTcatagagggggggggggggggtggaagcGAACATTATACCCCTGATTACCTCAGATACTCCATACAGTGCCGCGATCGAGAGATTACCACGATCGCtcaagataatatctcgatcgctcgagataataagtccatcaatCGAGATATTTCTTCGtgattttttttcgtgtttcaTTCGTACGTATTCACATAAACATTTAACGCAAATAATCATCCACAACAGCAGACCACTGGAGAGATCAAATCTGACTTGTTGACTCCATTGAAAAATTTCCATTAAGGACAATTTGTTGTCAGATTGCGACATGCTTTTGCTTTCAAACACTTCATCACCCAACTGCCTccgagcagaacattgcaccgAAAGCTGATGGCTAACAATCATCATTTCAATCACGTCAGCGTTCACGATATAAACAAAAGAACGGGTATTATTTCCTCTATGACTGCATAAATGGTCAATGAACTGGAATCGGCAATATTGCAATTTGGGACGACAATCATGATGGCCGCCTTTAAGCTGAATTTGTTTGCACAAACGGCATTAGAATAGCAATGTAATGGCGATGAAATGGCGTAAAACTGGCGATAATTTCCCTGCGGACCATGATTTGCTAAGTTATGATCATGGTATGAACTGAGGATTATTCACCACAGAAAACAACTATCAGGTGAATGATTACAATTGCCACGAATCAGGTAGTGTACACCGTCTACACAACGGCACTGTTGAAAGTTATGTATTAAGTATGTATTGTCATAtctagacattttcaaattttgctttTTTACAACAAAGTTGGCTTTACATCTAGGTCTCCAAGAGACAATGGAAACAGGTCAACTAAGACTTTATCCCCAAATTCCGTATCAAACCAAATCCATCTTGAAGACTGATATATCAGAACCAGAGTTGGAAATGTCATTTGCCATTTCTGTATACAACTCTTTTGTGGATGTCACAGCGGAGGCATGGAAATAGAACCAATCAATGCCGTGACTGAGAATCGAAAGGTCACGTATTCCCTAATAATTCTCAGCGCAACAAGGTATTCCCCTGAATACCTTGTATAATTGCCATCATATCTTCGGATCAAGCTGCCATACCAGGGTGTAAGTCCCGGACCAATAAATCACTGTTGTCACTGTGACCATACGATAGCAAGCTCTCAACAATAAAGACAGTGATCCCTGACAAACTCTTGTCTCACTAAATACGCCAGGGACGCACTCCAGACGACATGGCCAACTCGGAGCGGATGTGCTCAAAACTGGCAGAACAGGCTTCTGGCACTCTACGATGTCAATACTGTCATCAATAATAGTTCTTCCAGACAAGACCAACAATTTGATGACTAGTGGATTAAATTGAAGACAGACTTATCCTGGTATCCCATACCAATAAAATACTCGGAGTGTCAAGAGTAAAGCTTCACATTGTATATCTGTATCCCTTCCACTTGTCCAACTGCCAGTCCAGTAGCTGGATTAACATCCTAAGTAAAACTACTGCCGATTATATACTCCTTTGCAAAGAGAAGCAGTTCAGGATTAGGTCCGGGGTTTGGTTCCTTggtcaaggacacaaagatgaatcTCTTCGTCCAGGAGATAAGACCACTTTATTAATGTTTTGGGGTGCGCAATCTTGGCTCTCTGAACTTCATATTGTTACATGCATAAATTGTTTAAAGTGGTCCTATCAAACTAAGACAACTTCAAACAAAATTACTTTCATTATACCTCCAGGCTAAATTAAAGGTATATACAAGTAACTAGAATCTGTCTTTCATCACAATCAAGAAAAGCGATCATGATAAGACAAGTCAAAGGAAAGCCTACCCAAAACTTCATCAATTCACTGGAGATTATATTGATTATTTTCCGCGTGCGGAGCAAGTGGTACATGATGGGACGTAATCAAGAACATAAATGATTAGCTTGAACTCTTCTCGAATTCATTGCCGCCAGTACAAGCTATGATGTCACTAGGGGTAAAAGGAGTGGCGCAAGTATTGAGCACGCTACTTCTGTAACTGATTTTATGTCTATATACTattatttaaaatatttttctgtaAATTTTTAGGATACAATACCTATCATGCTCAGAGGTGAGCAGCAAGATTTGGCCCTAAATTCAACAAGTCACATTCACCATTTGTTTTCAATTCAAGTTTCAATAAGTTGACAAAAATAccatacaacattttttttctctttgcagGATGCAAGGGTCAAGCTCTGGTGAGTTGCCAAACTGGGCACTCAACCTCACCATCCTAACTGAGTACATCAACACCCTCCTCCCAAAAGAGCGAGACATCCTCTTCGATAAACTAGGCATCAAAAGTATCAGAGATTTAGAGTCGCTGTTCCTATCGCAAAACGAGATGCATGTCGAACCGTACGAAGAGCAACTTATGAACATCACAGAGTATTGGTTAAGCAAGCATCTACGGCTGATTGTTCCACCAATATTGATAGTGATCGGCACAATAGGAAACATCCTATCCTGTATCATATTGCTTCGGCGGCAAATGGCACGGATTTCAACCTATGTCTATCTTGGTGCTCTAGCAATTGTGGATACCTTCGTCCTCTACATGGGGCTGTTTCGAATATGGTTAGGAGAAGTGGCCGATTTCAATATAATGGGAAAACACGATGCTATCTGCAAGATATTTATGCTGTTGGGTTACACAGCCAGCGATTTTTCTGTATGGATAATTGTTGCTGTGACTGTTGAACGTTACATTGCCGTCTGTTTTCCGCTACAGGCAAACGTCATGTGCAACACAAAACGCGCCTTATTTGTGATTTTGGCGATACTGGCCGTGATATTAACTATAAACCTACACTTCCTGTGGACAGTAAAAGTCGTAGAGTTCAAAGAATTTGGTGAACATGTTAAGAAGTGCACAGGAGGGGAGCGGTACCAGGATTTCATCCGCATTTGGCCGTGGGTTGATGCGTTCATCTATTCATTTCTCCCTTTCATTCTAATCATGAGTCTAAATTTTCTAATCATACGGCAAGTGTTTCTTGCACATCGTGACCGGGAACAATTTCTATCCAATGACTCACAACGCCGCACAACCTCTCAAGACACTGGCTACAAAATCACTGTCATgcttttgtcaatatctttcaCCTTCCTCTTAACAACATTACCAATGGTAATTTGTATGATCATTGGCGCCATACTGCAATCAGATACCGATCTGAAAGTCATAGCGCAGATATCGCTAGCGAGCACGATTACGGAGTACCTCATGTATATAAATCACTCTATGAACTTTTTCCTGTATTGCGCAACAGGGCAGAAATTCCGTCAACAACTTTCTCGTCTGGCTTGCTGGAAAACTGAAATGAACCAGTACAGATCACAAATGGTTTCTGAAAGCATGACGGTAAATGGTGGGACCTACAACTGTACATATCGCTCCCGGAACGCTGATCAAACTGAGATGATTGATGTGAATAACAGGTCCGGTAAACAGTGTCTTCTAAACCGAACTGTGACATAGAGCAGTACCTCTCTATCAGGGATTTGAAGGCCCTGTTGCAGCAGGGGTGAAGCTGTCGATCCAGGGGGTCCAAATTGGAATCAGTGCTGTCCGGACCAAGTGGAGACCCTTCAGATCAAACATTGACCAGAACCAATCAAATCGGATATCCATTTTCGAAATGTTGTGGAGGTTTCCCAGTACTGTTGCATGCCCCGAAGGCTCTTTCTAAATAGATTTTGAGAATGCCAGGAAACTGAAAAACAACGATCGAAGACAACCCAAATTGTGAGAAAACCTGGCTGATATATGGATCTTGGGCTCTTCCATCAATGATTTCTATGAGAAATGACTGGGGAAAGTTGCGGAAGGAAAGTAACAAAAGGTGACAAGGTCAACCAAGTTGGAAAGAGCCTCTGGAACATGATCACACGGAAAATACATTAGATGACAATTTCTGAATAATTGTGTTTTCTATGCTGATTTGTAAATAAGCTGTCTTAAATCATGTCTTCAATACATCGATTGAAATATTGTTATTATGGTTGACCCCCGTTGTGTAATTTTGTCAATAACACGCTGAGCAAAGTGATTTCAATATAAAAGCGGCAATCTtcacaatgacaaaatgatgagagTGATTTGAAAGCAGCCACCAACCTGTAAAACTGCATTTAATTGCAACGTTGTCATGGTTACGTAAGTTGCCGGTCGCGGTAATAGAAATCACATGTTCGCGGAGCACTTACGATGTCAACATAGCCCATTCATTTCAGTCGACTCTCAGATTATCTGCATATTGTGTTCTAATCCGGACAAGTTTATTATCTTGATTGGTAACCGTGAAATTTCCACGATGCCTAAAGCTGACAAAATTTATCTTTTTCAATGGCTGTACATAATAAAATCTTTGTTTGCTGCTGAAACGTAATACTATAAAATGCTGTTGTTTAAATTTTTGCACGTTTAAAACGAAAACAACTGAGCTCAGGAAAATTTCACGGTTAATGATATTACTTTTGAAGGCACCAGATGGATGCATATTTGAAGCCAATCAGT
Coding sequences within it:
- the LOC135496239 gene encoding FMRFamide receptor-like produces the protein MQGSSSGELPNWALNLTILTEYINTLLPKERDILFDKLGIKSIRDLESLFLSQNEMHVEPYEEQLMNITEYWLSKHLRLIVPPILIVIGTIGNILSCIILLRRQMARISTYVYLGALAIVDTFVLYMGLFRIWLGEVADFNIMGKHDAICKIFMLLGYTASDFSVWIIVAVTVERYIAVCFPLQANVMCNTKRALFVILAILAVILTINLHFLWTVKVVEFKEFGEHVKKCTGGERYQDFIRIWPWVDAFIYSFLPFILIMSLNFLIIRQVFLAHRDREQFLSNDSQRRTTSQDTGYKITVMLLSISFTFLLTTLPMVICMIIGAILQSDTDLKVIAQISLASTITEYLMYINHSMNFFLYCATGQKFRQQLSRLACWKTEMNQYRSQMVSESMTVNGGTYNCTYRSRNADQTEMIDVNNRSGKQCLLNRTVT